The Sorangiineae bacterium MSr11367 genome window below encodes:
- a CDS encoding RNA polymerase sigma-70 factor — MVTEEGHPDLATEMFVRYRNLLFTVAYEMLGSAADAEDVLQETWLRWAEADLDEVRDPRAYLIRITTRQALSRLRALARRRELYIGPWLPEPLLTSATLADDIELAESISMAMLVVLETLSPTERAVFVLREVFDVGYDEIADVIGKSHDAVRQIGHRARSHVAARRPRHVGPVEAQTVVEAFQRAVVTGDVNSLLDVLAPDVVALSDGGGVKQALPRPIVGADKVSRLYGAGLKHAGPALSAELVEVNGRPALLIRLDGELDGIMAFRIEDGLVSGLYYVCNPEKLSRLAQETAVSR, encoded by the coding sequence ATGGTCACGGAGGAAGGCCACCCCGACCTCGCTACGGAGATGTTCGTCAGATACCGCAATCTGCTCTTCACGGTCGCCTACGAGATGCTCGGCTCGGCGGCCGACGCCGAGGACGTCCTGCAGGAGACGTGGCTGCGCTGGGCGGAGGCCGACCTCGACGAGGTGCGTGACCCGCGGGCATACCTGATTCGGATCACCACCCGCCAGGCGCTCTCCCGCCTGCGGGCGCTCGCACGCCGTAGGGAGTTGTACATCGGACCTTGGTTGCCCGAGCCACTCCTGACCTCAGCAACGTTGGCCGACGACATCGAGCTGGCTGAAAGCATCTCGATGGCCATGTTGGTAGTCCTCGAGACCCTCAGCCCGACGGAGCGCGCCGTCTTCGTACTCCGCGAGGTGTTCGATGTCGGGTACGACGAGATCGCCGATGTTATCGGCAAGAGTCACGATGCAGTGAGGCAGATCGGCCATCGGGCGCGGTCGCATGTCGCCGCCCGTCGTCCGCGCCACGTCGGCCCCGTCGAGGCGCAGACCGTGGTCGAGGCTTTCCAGCGCGCCGTGGTAACCGGGGACGTGAACAGCCTTCTCGACGTCCTCGCGCCGGACGTCGTCGCGCTCAGCGACGGCGGCGGCGTTAAGCAGGCGTTGCCCAGGCCGATCGTGGGTGCCGACAAGGTGTCGCGTCTGTATGGCGCTGGCCTGAAGCACGCTGGCCCGGCCTTGTCGGCCGAACTGGTCGAGGTCAATGGCAGGCCGGCTCTGCTCATCCGCCTAGACGGAGAACTCGACGGCATCATGGCCTTCCGGATCGAAGACGGCCTCGTCAGCGGGCTCTACTATGTATGCAATCCCGAGAAGCTCTCGCGACTGGCGCAGGAGACGGCTGTCAGCCGCTGA
- a CDS encoding DUF6268 family outer membrane beta-barrel protein, whose product MFRLGAVALFTALTSLAPAVHAQTLKMASISYEAYQPSTVENATPGGPASDRSIRVARAELAYPLFFNDGATMLLPSLRYHYIDMGSRNATPENATKLPFDGLHAAMLNVAVMQRVTKWWSLIGSPGIGFASDTSGGPTGDDLVLSASLISLFEVTPTLTLGAGAAVNYRPGNTMVFPLLPFDWQPTTKVAIQGMLPMAISARYRLLEPLTVALEGSLEYERYNVDPEKFGAHRAHIQSTALKGGPALIIHLSRMIHLHPYGGLATGRKLEYFLDGESAEHVTLRGGWYGGLELWFGTSGYRADMQ is encoded by the coding sequence GTGTTTCGCCTTGGCGCCGTGGCCTTGTTCACGGCATTGACTTCGCTTGCCCCGGCGGTCCACGCGCAGACCTTGAAGATGGCCAGCATTTCGTACGAGGCCTATCAGCCGTCGACCGTGGAGAACGCGACCCCCGGCGGCCCTGCGTCGGATCGAAGCATCCGCGTGGCGCGTGCCGAGCTTGCCTACCCGTTGTTCTTCAACGATGGGGCGACCATGCTCCTTCCGAGTCTGCGCTACCACTACATCGATATGGGCAGCCGCAACGCGACACCGGAAAACGCAACCAAGTTGCCATTCGACGGCTTGCACGCGGCGATGCTGAACGTCGCCGTGATGCAGCGGGTGACGAAGTGGTGGAGCCTCATCGGCTCCCCCGGAATCGGTTTCGCATCGGACACCTCGGGCGGACCAACCGGCGACGACCTGGTCCTCAGTGCATCGCTGATATCCCTCTTCGAGGTCACGCCCACGCTGACATTGGGCGCCGGTGCCGCCGTCAATTACCGCCCCGGCAACACGATGGTCTTCCCATTGCTGCCTTTCGATTGGCAGCCCACCACCAAGGTGGCCATCCAAGGCATGCTGCCCATGGCCATCTCGGCAAGGTACCGCCTCCTCGAACCGCTCACCGTCGCCCTGGAGGGCTCTCTCGAATACGAGCGCTACAACGTCGACCCCGAGAAATTCGGCGCGCATCGCGCACACATCCAGAGCACGGCACTCAAAGGTGGGCCCGCGCTGATCATCCACCTTTCGCGAATGATTCACCTGCACCCGTACGGTGGCCTGGCCACGGGAAGGAAGCTCGAGTACTTCCTCGACGGCGAGTCCGCCGAACACGTGACATTGCGCGGCGGATGGTACGGGGGACTCGAACTGTGGTTCGGAACGAGCGGCTATCGCGCGGACATGCAGTGA
- a CDS encoding MBL fold metallo-hydrolase codes for MHKPDSSSLSIVPYNPGDKAMFPVSSVIVHGRHDAVLVDAQFARKDALALVGVIQSSQKRLTTIYISQPDPDYYFGLDVLQDAFPAAKIVATRPTVERIRATEKHKFSHWGPILKEDAPTRIVVPEVLEGNSISLEDHELQVLGLDGPAPDRTCVWIPSLKAVVGGVVVFSGVHVWMTDTEAPGARANWLALLDRIEQLAPSTVVPGHYLEGSKFDLSSVRFTRDYVKAFDEETSNARNSEALIAAMEKRYPQLGLKISLEFSSKVAKREMTWD; via the coding sequence ATGCATAAGCCCGATTCGTCTTCGCTTTCCATCGTTCCCTACAACCCCGGTGACAAGGCCATGTTTCCCGTGAGTTCCGTCATCGTGCACGGCCGCCACGACGCGGTGCTCGTGGACGCGCAGTTTGCTCGAAAGGACGCGCTCGCGCTCGTCGGGGTCATCCAATCGTCGCAAAAAAGGCTCACGACCATTTACATCAGCCAACCCGATCCCGATTACTATTTTGGCCTCGACGTTCTGCAGGACGCCTTTCCAGCCGCCAAGATCGTCGCCACCCGGCCTACGGTCGAGCGCATTAGGGCCACGGAAAAGCACAAGTTCTCTCACTGGGGGCCAATCCTGAAAGAGGACGCCCCTACGCGCATCGTGGTCCCGGAGGTGCTCGAAGGAAATAGCATCTCATTGGAAGACCACGAGCTCCAGGTGCTCGGTCTCGATGGGCCTGCGCCGGACCGCACGTGCGTGTGGATTCCCTCGTTGAAGGCCGTGGTGGGCGGGGTGGTCGTCTTCAGCGGTGTCCACGTGTGGATGACGGACACGGAGGCTCCGGGGGCAAGGGCGAACTGGCTCGCTCTCCTGGACCGAATCGAGCAACTCGCCCCGAGCACCGTCGTCCCCGGACATTATCTGGAAGGCAGCAAATTCGATTTGAGCTCGGTGCGCTTCACGCGCGATTATGTCAAGGCATTCGACGAAGAAACCTCGAACGCGCGGAATTCCGAGGCGCTGATCGCCGCCATGGAAAAGCGCTACCCGCAGCTCGGACTCAAGATTTCGCTCGAGTTCAGCAGCAAGGTCGCGAAGCGCGAGATGACCTGGGATTGA
- a CDS encoding LysR family transcriptional regulator, whose product MKAPNGREMNMNRLAVFAAIVRAGSFTAAGRDVGLTKAMVSQHLARLEEELGVSLMVRTSRRMALTEAGSTFHADCVRILAETEAAIERVARDRQTPAGTLRLTSTTDYGVTVLAPALAEFIRRYPKLHVDLVLGDEIRDLVAERFDLSIRVGWLRDSSAHAMRLAKCRRWIVASPQYLAERGTPRTPIDLTAHDWIAAPLLPTPSRLTFLGKDGSHAIVRVRPVAQANSASAIRELVLNRAGISALPEYLVADDVRAGRLVVLFAPDHRLRAGGVYAVYPSQRAPAKVRLFIDYLRVRLAPRAQYLKPSP is encoded by the coding sequence ATGAAAGCACCGAACGGTCGCGAGATGAACATGAATCGCCTGGCGGTATTTGCGGCCATCGTGCGCGCCGGTTCGTTCACGGCGGCAGGACGCGACGTGGGGCTGACCAAAGCGATGGTCAGCCAACACCTGGCGCGCCTGGAAGAGGAGCTCGGGGTCTCCTTGATGGTCCGCACCAGCCGCAGGATGGCTCTGACCGAAGCTGGATCGACCTTTCACGCCGATTGCGTGCGCATCCTCGCGGAGACAGAAGCCGCCATCGAGCGGGTCGCGCGCGATCGTCAAACTCCGGCGGGCACGCTCCGGCTCACGAGTACGACGGATTACGGCGTAACCGTTCTTGCGCCGGCCTTGGCGGAGTTCATACGCCGATATCCAAAGTTGCACGTCGACTTGGTGCTCGGCGACGAGATCCGTGACTTGGTGGCCGAGCGTTTCGATCTGTCCATTCGGGTCGGATGGTTGCGTGACTCGAGCGCGCATGCGATGCGCCTGGCCAAGTGTCGCCGATGGATCGTCGCATCTCCGCAGTACCTCGCGGAGCGTGGCACGCCGCGGACACCGATCGATCTCACGGCCCACGACTGGATTGCGGCGCCGCTGCTTCCGACCCCATCACGTTTGACGTTCCTGGGCAAAGACGGAAGTCACGCCATCGTACGCGTGCGCCCGGTGGCGCAGGCCAACAGCGCCAGCGCCATTCGTGAGTTGGTCTTGAACCGCGCCGGTATCTCCGCCCTCCCCGAGTATCTCGTCGCCGACGACGTGCGCGCGGGGCGATTGGTCGTGCTGTTCGCCCCCGACCATCGCTTGCGCGCAGGCGGCGTCTACGCCGTGTACCCGAGCCAGCGGGCGCCGGCCAAGGTGCGGCTTTTCATCGACTACCTGCGCGTGCGTCTGGCGCCGAGGGCTCAGTACCTCAAGCCGAGCCCCTAG
- a CDS encoding glycoside hydrolase family 3 protein, protein MRNVTRSIFVAAATLASLVACDSESPSQSDSSDLGATEDALLAEDSGEDGALEDQAATAPSDNLTIGVHVGGVDARVRDLLARMTLKEKIGQMTQAERLAFEPSRGGAVTDIRDYGLGSIFAGGSSTPASNTPLGWRTMIDDFQKLATGTRLGIPMVFGIDAVHGHNKLYGATVFPHNIGLGATRNPLLARLIGRATAEEVAATGVHWTFSPCVCVVRDERWGRTYESFGEEPEIATSLSSIIDGYQTIPGWPGSILATAKHYVGDGGTAFGSSTHGNYLLDQGDARMTEAELRAVHLEPFKAAIARGVSTVMTSFSSWKGVKLHGHQYLVTDVLKKELGFKGFVISDYAGIDQISPDYPTSVRTAINAGVDMVMVPFDYKRFITTLEAEVAAGNVPASRIDDAVARILREKFRFGLFEHPYSDTRFEGSFGGKAHRALARRAVRESLVLLKNAQHVLPLHHRGTKILVAGSNADDLGNQTGGWTLTWQGSSGRKTVGTTILEGVRAAVDADSTVDFAVAPTTEQASAGYDVGIVVVGETPYAEGIGDRRDLPLSAADQSAVDTVCGATKCVVVVVSGRPMIVTDRLPKMTALVAAWLPGTEGQGVTDVLFGRRNFTGKLPISWPKSAAQLPSHRGDASYDPLFPYGFGLKY, encoded by the coding sequence ATGCGCAACGTCACCCGCAGCATCTTCGTGGCCGCGGCCACGCTGGCATCGCTCGTAGCCTGTGATTCGGAATCGCCCTCACAGTCGGATTCGTCCGACCTTGGCGCGACCGAGGACGCGCTCCTCGCCGAGGATTCGGGAGAAGACGGCGCCTTGGAAGATCAGGCCGCCACTGCCCCGAGCGACAACCTCACGATCGGCGTTCATGTCGGTGGTGTGGACGCACGCGTGCGCGACCTGTTGGCGCGTATGACGCTAAAGGAAAAAATCGGCCAGATGACCCAAGCCGAGCGATTGGCCTTCGAGCCTTCGCGCGGTGGGGCGGTGACCGACATTCGCGACTATGGATTGGGCAGCATCTTCGCCGGCGGTTCGAGCACTCCTGCCAGCAACACGCCGCTCGGCTGGCGCACGATGATCGACGATTTCCAGAAGCTCGCCACGGGCACCCGCTTGGGCATCCCCATGGTCTTCGGCATCGACGCCGTGCACGGGCACAACAAGTTGTATGGTGCAACCGTTTTCCCGCACAACATCGGCCTCGGCGCCACGCGCAATCCGCTGCTGGCGCGTCTCATTGGGCGGGCCACCGCGGAAGAAGTGGCCGCCACCGGCGTGCACTGGACCTTCAGTCCCTGCGTCTGCGTGGTGCGCGACGAGCGCTGGGGGCGCACGTACGAAAGCTTCGGCGAGGAGCCGGAGATCGCCACGTCGCTTTCGTCCATCATCGACGGATATCAAACGATTCCAGGATGGCCCGGCAGCATTCTCGCCACGGCCAAGCATTACGTGGGCGACGGCGGCACCGCATTCGGCAGCAGCACGCACGGGAATTACCTCTTGGATCAAGGCGACGCGCGCATGACCGAGGCCGAATTGCGCGCCGTCCATTTGGAGCCGTTCAAGGCGGCCATTGCCCGCGGCGTCTCCACGGTGATGACCTCGTTCTCCAGCTGGAAGGGGGTCAAGCTGCACGGCCACCAATACTTGGTCACCGATGTCTTGAAGAAGGAACTCGGCTTCAAGGGATTCGTCATTTCCGACTATGCCGGCATCGACCAAATCTCGCCGGACTACCCCACGTCGGTCCGCACCGCGATCAACGCCGGCGTGGACATGGTCATGGTTCCCTTCGATTACAAACGATTCATCACGACATTGGAGGCCGAAGTCGCCGCGGGCAACGTGCCCGCGTCGCGCATCGACGATGCCGTCGCGCGCATCCTGCGTGAGAAATTCCGCTTCGGGCTTTTCGAGCACCCCTACTCCGACACACGCTTCGAGGGCAGCTTCGGCGGCAAAGCGCACCGCGCGCTGGCCCGCAGGGCCGTGCGCGAATCCCTGGTTCTCTTGAAGAATGCGCAGCACGTCTTGCCGCTCCACCACCGGGGGACGAAAATCCTCGTCGCCGGCAGCAACGCCGACGATCTGGGCAATCAAACCGGCGGATGGACGCTCACCTGGCAAGGAAGCAGCGGGCGCAAAACCGTCGGGACGACCATCCTGGAGGGCGTACGCGCCGCCGTGGACGCGGACAGCACCGTCGACTTCGCCGTGGCCCCCACGACCGAACAGGCCAGCGCAGGCTACGACGTCGGCATCGTCGTCGTCGGCGAAACCCCTTACGCCGAGGGCATCGGCGACCGCCGCGACCTTCCCCTGAGCGCCGCCGATCAAAGCGCCGTCGATACCGTCTGCGGCGCCACGAAGTGCGTCGTCGTCGTCGTTTCCGGCCGCCCCATGATCGTGACCGATCGCCTCCCGAAGATGACCGCGTTGGTCGCCGCCTGGCTCCCCGGCACCGAGGGCCAAGGCGTCACCGACGTCCTCTTCGGCCGCCGCAACTTCACCGGCAAGTTGCCCATCTCCTGGCCCAAATCCGCCGCCCAGCTGCCGAGCCATCGCGGCGACGCCAGCTACGATCCGTTGTTCCCGTATGGCTTCGGTCTGAAATACTGA
- a CDS encoding peptidylprolyl isomerase, with protein sequence MLRSLKLLAAAALLVPATFASNAAAESAQGDADDEVALADAAAQCEFTPTPENPAAKPVSVPSSSARAKGTVDIGFWTNYGWFVVRMDRANAPCGVHNFVHLTRSWFYNDTQCFRLTNSPRLGVLQCGDIYRQEEGGPGYKFPDEVTGKETYPRGTVAMGNQGPGTNGSEFFIVHSHANIAPNYTVLGHVIVGMDTLDRIVAAGIQDPDLDGPPKYPVRIHFVTTLGQRP encoded by the coding sequence ATGCTCCGATCCCTTAAGCTGCTCGCCGCCGCCGCACTCCTCGTCCCCGCCACATTTGCCAGCAATGCGGCGGCCGAATCCGCACAAGGGGATGCCGACGACGAGGTCGCACTCGCCGATGCCGCAGCGCAGTGCGAATTCACACCAACACCGGAAAATCCGGCGGCCAAGCCCGTTTCCGTGCCCTCTTCGTCGGCCCGGGCGAAAGGCACGGTCGATATCGGATTTTGGACGAACTACGGATGGTTCGTCGTTCGTATGGATCGCGCGAATGCACCGTGTGGCGTGCACAACTTCGTGCACCTGACGCGGAGCTGGTTTTACAACGACACCCAGTGCTTCCGGCTGACCAATTCACCGCGGCTCGGCGTGCTGCAGTGTGGGGATATTTATCGACAAGAAGAGGGCGGGCCCGGGTACAAATTTCCCGACGAGGTGACCGGCAAGGAGACGTACCCGCGCGGTACCGTCGCCATGGGCAACCAAGGGCCCGGCACCAACGGGAGTGAATTCTTCATCGTGCACTCCCACGCCAACATCGCGCCAAATTACACCGTGCTCGGTCACGTCATCGTCGGCATGGATACGCTCGACCGGATCGTCGCTGCGGGGATCCAGGATCCGGATTTGGACGGCCCGCCCAAGTACCCCGTGCGCATTCATTTCGTCACGACACTCGGGCAACGCCCGTAG
- a CDS encoding VWA domain-containing protein, with product MIQRRLAPFAAVASLIALIAPACGGSNDSAFRGGGEEDGGSHGDHGDHGDHGNSGGGFGDAGTGSGGGSGGGGGGNPDPSCAAAGAEGKLTGVNLVFMFDRSASMGWSQDGQGQDLHAVKWNPVVAATKSFFEDAASSGMNASLTFFSDKGASDGTCGTRTTESGEVISAEDCCRDETYSSPHVPLRRLPNGADFARVLDQTSPGGSTPTRAAMSGALAQARAIAADTRHTKEATVIVLVSDGNPADVCSPASTVENTAAVAQEAKGGGIKTYVIGVQSSDVPTLDSLNEIAKSGGTGQAIMVDVDNPENTKRSFGEALARIRGQAISCSVPIPPTPAGKTFDRKAVNVVITSRAGKQPLTYDKDCSRGEGWHYDDVSNPKTIELCSSTCGALKRTGDAKIEVQFGCATKGDVH from the coding sequence ATGATTCAACGTCGACTTGCTCCTTTCGCCGCCGTGGCATCCCTCATCGCCCTCATCGCACCTGCCTGTGGCGGCAGCAACGATTCGGCTTTCCGTGGCGGTGGCGAAGAAGATGGCGGCAGCCATGGAGATCACGGAGATCACGGAGATCACGGAAACAGCGGTGGCGGTTTCGGGGACGCTGGCACCGGCTCGGGGGGTGGGTCTGGTGGTGGTGGCGGGGGTAATCCCGATCCCAGCTGCGCGGCCGCCGGCGCCGAGGGCAAGCTCACCGGCGTTAATCTCGTTTTCATGTTCGATCGGTCCGCAAGCATGGGCTGGTCGCAGGATGGGCAAGGCCAAGACCTCCATGCCGTGAAATGGAATCCGGTGGTCGCCGCCACCAAATCGTTTTTCGAGGATGCCGCGTCGAGCGGCATGAACGCATCGCTCACCTTCTTCTCCGACAAGGGCGCTAGCGACGGCACGTGCGGTACCCGGACGACGGAGTCTGGCGAGGTCATTTCCGCCGAGGATTGCTGCCGAGACGAGACGTACTCGAGCCCCCACGTTCCGTTGCGAAGACTTCCCAACGGCGCCGATTTTGCGCGCGTACTCGACCAGACTTCCCCCGGTGGCTCTACCCCCACACGCGCGGCCATGTCGGGTGCGCTGGCGCAAGCGCGCGCCATCGCGGCCGATACGCGTCACACGAAGGAAGCCACGGTCATCGTGCTCGTGAGCGACGGAAACCCCGCGGACGTCTGCAGCCCCGCGAGCACCGTCGAGAACACGGCGGCGGTTGCGCAAGAGGCCAAGGGCGGCGGTATCAAGACGTACGTCATCGGCGTGCAGAGCTCTGATGTTCCCACCCTCGACAGCCTCAACGAAATTGCCAAAAGCGGCGGCACCGGACAGGCCATCATGGTCGACGTCGACAATCCGGAAAATACGAAACGCTCGTTCGGCGAGGCCCTCGCGAGGATCCGCGGACAGGCCATTTCCTGCAGCGTCCCCATTCCACCGACTCCCGCAGGAAAGACGTTCGACCGCAAGGCCGTCAATGTCGTCATCACGTCGCGGGCAGGCAAGCAGCCGCTCACGTACGACAAAGACTGCTCGAGAGGCGAAGGGTGGCACTACGACGATGTGTCGAACCCCAAGACCATCGAACTATGCTCCTCCACCTGCGGTGCGCTCAAGCGCACCGGGGACGCGAAGATCGAGGTTCAATTCGGGTGCGCCACCAAGGGCGACGTCCATTGA
- a CDS encoding trypsin-like serine protease, which yields MIEYRVVVRAMSLIGTGLFLFGCSGADFTAPEEGAAESVQSPIIHGSPDTHDGVVGTYTGSSLCTGTIVSTKGNTGYVLTAAHCCESDSPPKQVRIGADFRAAKVYTVKKYLAHASYTGSAGSSYDFCMVSFDDGDGNMKVIPALPPELDNVKVGDTLDAVGYGRTESEPHGSSNLALKRLHVTYDVKAFRSSGLKADFDAREGGTCEGDSGGPDLVTIDGKTYVHGVHSTVDTYDCNNTSTSGVVSKVNPWIQDFISRN from the coding sequence ATGATCGAATATCGCGTCGTCGTTCGCGCCATGTCCCTCATTGGCACAGGGCTCTTTCTATTCGGCTGCAGTGGGGCGGATTTCACGGCCCCCGAAGAAGGCGCTGCGGAAAGCGTCCAATCGCCGATTATCCACGGATCGCCGGATACGCACGATGGCGTCGTGGGAACGTATACCGGCAGCAGCTTGTGCACGGGGACGATTGTCTCCACCAAAGGCAACACCGGTTACGTCCTGACTGCGGCGCACTGTTGTGAGTCGGACTCACCGCCCAAGCAGGTACGCATTGGCGCCGATTTCCGCGCGGCCAAGGTCTACACCGTCAAGAAATACCTCGCCCACGCGTCGTACACGGGAAGTGCCGGCAGCTCTTACGACTTTTGCATGGTCTCGTTCGACGACGGCGACGGGAACATGAAGGTGATTCCCGCGCTGCCGCCGGAGCTGGACAACGTCAAAGTCGGCGACACCCTCGATGCCGTCGGCTACGGCCGCACCGAGAGCGAGCCGCACGGCTCCAGCAATTTGGCACTCAAGCGTCTCCATGTGACGTACGATGTCAAAGCCTTCCGGTCGAGCGGACTCAAAGCCGATTTCGACGCGCGGGAGGGTGGCACGTGCGAAGGTGATAGTGGCGGACCGGACCTCGTGACCATCGACGGCAAAACGTACGTTCATGGCGTGCATTCCACGGTGGACACCTACGATTGCAACAACACGTCGACGAGCGGCGTCGTCTCCAAGGTGAACCCCTGGATTCAGGACTTCATCAGTCGTAACTGA